A region from the Acomys russatus chromosome 20, mAcoRus1.1, whole genome shotgun sequence genome encodes:
- the Tmco6 gene encoding transmembrane and coiled-coil domain-containing protein 6: protein MWNRRQGRLRTLACGVEELRRRRREREAALRKARREQQLVSKRLLREDAPEEAGGQSAVVLLGEAEVQQLLRLAQRGADEAEREKALVSLRRGLQHLETQQTFIRLEGSMRTLVGLLTSSRALLQLEAARCLHELSHSEQSAVAEACLPATSYLLTYLSGHSSDFIELCLYTLGNLIVESEAVRKQLLPQGIVPALAACIQSPHVAVLEALGYALSQLLQAKEAPENIIPSILDSSLPQHMLRLMQPGPKLNLGVAMEFAWCLHYIICSQVNNAALLSHGALPTLTLLLLDLAGAVQRMDDMGLELLACPVLRCLSNLLAEVPVEALGEQLVLRAERVVAALFILLQFGLQKQPTLLPEGLWLLNNLTANSPAFCTSLLSLDLIEPLLQLLPLSNVVSMLVLTVLCNVVEKGPAYCQRLWPGPLLSCLLNTLALSDTEVVGQSLELLQLLFLYQPEAAQAFLQLSGLQALEKHQEETQLQDRIHALQKTAIHG from the exons ATGTGGAACCGGCGGCAGGGCCGTCTCAGGACGCTGGCGTGCGGGGTGGAGGAGCTGCGGCGCCGCCGGCGGGAGCGGGAGGCAG CCCTCCGGAAGGCGCGGAGGGAGCAGCAGTTGGTCAGCAAGAGGCTGCTAAGGGAAGATGCTCCGGAAGAAGCTGGAGGCCAGAGTGCGGTTGTGCTTCTTGGGGAAGCCGAG GTGCAGCAGCTCCTTCGGCTAGCCCAGCGGGGAGCAGATGAAGCGGAGAGGGAGAAGGCTCTGGTCAGCCTCCGCAGAGGCTTGCAGCACCTGGAGACACAGCAAACCTTCATCAG GCTGGAGGGGAGCATGCGGACCCTTGTAGGGCTCCTGACCAGCAGCCGGGCCCTGCTGCAGCTGGAGGCGGCTCGGTGCCTACATGAGCTCTCTCATTCTGAGCAGTCTGCAGTTGCGGAGGCCTGCCTGCCAGCTACTTCCTATCTCCTCACCTACCTCTCTGGTCACAGCTCAGACTTCATA GAGCTGTGCCTGTATACACTGGGGAACCTTATCGTGGAGAGCGAGGCTGTGAGAaagcagctcctgcctcagggaaTCGTCCCAGCCTTGGCTGCCTGCATCCAG TCCCCCCACGTGGCTGTGCTGGAAGCCCTTGGATATGCCTTGTCCCAGCTGCTGCAAGCTAAGGAAGCTCCAGAAAATATCATTCC CTCTATTCTGGACTCCAGTCTTCCCCAGCACATGTTACGACTGATGCAACCAGGCCCGAAGCTGAATCTTGGGGTTGCTATGGAGTTTGCCTGGTGCCTTCACTACATCATTTGCAG CCAGGTCAACAATGCTGCGCTTCTCAGCCATGGGGCTCTGCCCACCTtgacactgctgctgctggactTGGCTGGGGCTGTCCAGAGAATGGATGATATGGGACTAGAGCTG CTTGCATGCCCCGTGCTTCGGTGTCTAAGCAACCTGTTAGCAGAGGTGCCAGTGGAggctctgggagagcagctggtgctGAGAGCCGAGCGGGTTGTGGCAGCCTTGTTCATCCTTCTCCAGTTCGGTCTTCAGAAACAGCCCACCTTGCTGCCTGAGGGTCTCTGGCTCCTCAACAACCTCACTG CAAACAGTCCTGCTTTTTGTACCTCCTTGCTCTCTCTGGATCTGATTGAGCCCCTCTTGCAGCTGTTGCCACTATCAAATGTGGTAAGCATGCTG GTGCTTACCGTTCTGTGCAACGTGGTAGAGAAGGGCCCAGCTTACTGCCAGCGGCTATGGCCAGGGCCTTTGCTCTCCTGCTTGCTCAACACACTGGCTCTCTCTGACACTGAAGTAGTAGGCCAGAGCCTGGAACTGCTACAGCTGCTGTTCCTGTACCAGCCAGAG GCTGCCCAGGCCTTCCTGCAGCTGTCAGGACTGCAGGCCCTAGAAAAGCATCAGGAGGAAACCCAGCTCCAGGACAGGATACACGCTCTCCAGAAGACAGCCATTCATGGATGA
- the Ndufa2 gene encoding NADH dehydrogenase [ubiquinone] 1 alpha subcomplex subunit 2 — MAAAAASRAIGAKLGLREIRVHLCQRSPGSQGVRDFIQQRYVELKKAHPSLPILIRECSEVQPKLWARYAFGQEKSVSLNNLSADEVRRALENVLSGKA, encoded by the exons ATGGCGGCCGCCGCTGCCAGCCGAGCGATCGGCGCGAAGCTGGGGCTACGAGAAATTCGCGTTCATTTATGCCAGCGTTCGCCGGGCAGCCAGGGTGTGAG GGATTTCATCCAGCAGCGTTATGTGGAGCTGAAGAAGGCGCACCCCAGCCTGCCTATTCTAATCCGCGAATGTTCGGAGGTGCAGCCCAAGCTATGGGCCCGCTATG CTTTTGGCCAAGAGAAGAGTGTGTCTCTGAACAATCTGAGTGCTGATGAGGTAAGGAGAGCCCTGGAGAACGTGCTAAGTGGCAAAGCCTGA